A window of the Nitrosopumilus ureiphilus genome harbors these coding sequences:
- a CDS encoding very short patch repair endonuclease — MTDIFTPEKRSWIMSRIRGTNTKIDLQMNEILKGLGFPFQMYPKMFGNPDFVLEEKRIAIFCDGDFWHGYNYNNKKKPRQKFWKDKIERNMRRDAKITRKLRRDGWSVLRFWEHDIEKRTGMCIDRLIRKILEN, encoded by the coding sequence GTGACTGACATCTTTACTCCGGAAAAAAGATCCTGGATAATGTCAAGGATCAGAGGAACCAACACAAAGATTGATCTTCAGATGAACGAGATTCTCAAAGGGCTTGGATTTCCGTTTCAAATGTATCCAAAGATGTTTGGCAACCCTGACTTTGTCCTAGAAGAGAAAAGAATAGCCATCTTCTGTGACGGGGATTTTTGGCACGGATACAATTACAACAACAAGAAAAAACCGCGACAAAAATTCTGGAAAGACAAGATTGAGAGAAACATGAGACGTGATGCTAAGATCACTAGAAAACTACGAAGGGATGGTTGGTCTGTTTTGCGGTTCTGGGAGCACGACATAGAAAAAAGAACAGGCATGTGCATCGATAGGCTTATCAGGAAAATTCTAGAGAATTAA
- a CDS encoding prepilin peptidase: MFETVRIVLLLILLGIVSYFDIKQREVSDYWWLVFGIAGIGIYFFDWKEHFSYDILTIIITLVVASLMWKFFPIGKADILAFVCIGVLLPTLGGFIMVPIVLLAGSAVIAGISTVSYNVVLNTKDGIAMRRSPFFAFDESIIRKLLAFLMIHKKRDREKFSICAEQFIDGKKKFCLGIKNPKSEFTKDGVFVECGVPLLPYMLAVCVLLVLAIL; encoded by the coding sequence GTGTTTGAAACAGTTAGAATTGTCTTGTTGTTAATTCTGCTTGGAATTGTGTCATATTTTGATATCAAACAAAGAGAGGTATCAGATTATTGGTGGCTAGTTTTTGGAATTGCAGGAATCGGAATTTATTTTTTTGATTGGAAGGAACATTTCTCATACGATATATTGACAATCATTATCACGCTGGTTGTTGCATCTTTGATGTGGAAATTTTTTCCAATTGGCAAGGCAGACATTCTTGCATTTGTCTGTATTGGGGTATTGCTGCCTACTCTGGGCGGATTTATAATGGTTCCAATTGTACTCCTTGCAGGAAGTGCAGTTATTGCAGGAATATCGACAGTTTCTTACAATGTAGTTCTTAACACCAAAGACGGAATTGCTATGAGACGCAGTCCATTTTTTGCATTTGATGAATCAATTATCCGAAAATTACTTGCTTTTCTTATGATTCATAAAAAAAGAGACAGAGAAAAATTTTCAATATGTGCAGAACAATTCATTGACGGAAAAAAGAAATTTTGTCTAGGAATTAAGAACCCAAAATCTGAATTTACAAAAGATGGTGTCTTTGTGGAGTGTGGTGTCCCTTTGTTGCCATATATGCTTGCAG